The Styela clava chromosome 11, kaStyClav1.hap1.2, whole genome shotgun sequence genome includes the window ATATCGGATTTAACGAGGTTTGAGGAAAAAAATCCGAGCTGATCCAAATATGGGGTTGTATGATGGCAATAATGGTGCCAATTGTCCATTGTGATTTCATCTCTTTTTATGTCTTTACCCCCAAAGGGTATTTTTACTTTCAAGACGGCTGTCGgctgttttaaaatattgacaCACATAACTTTGTTACTTTAAGACCAATCCAATACATACATATCTGGTCAATGGCCGACCGCTGTTGTCGAATCTGTTAGGCCGTCGGTATTATGTATTATTAGTATACATAATTTTTGTGATTTACCTCAACAATCCGAATTCAGTCGGAATGGTGATTACATCTTTCAAATGAAACACAAATCGCTTTGATTCCTCGGCCCCTATGAAAAGACAAACTCGAGGAATCGATCGGACGCACAATCTCCAGTCACGACATTGAACACTGAGTGAACGTGATATAATTATATGAATTTGTGTCTTACGTTAGCAGGTGTAGTGTGTAAGGAGTTTTTGGATTCGTAGAACTGTTTCTTCTATCGATTCCTATACCAGGGGTAAAAAATCTTCAACATATCTTGCGATAGACTGATTGGTAAGAAGATCATACCCCAAAACGAATCAGTACCGAATAAGCAAATAATTGCACGCACACATAGGATACAAAAtattccaccgctgccaataagccTGACTCTGTGGGcgcattttcaaaaaaaaattgccacaaaatgtgtattttgtttgtattatgtttcatttaatttgattatgtaattgtacccggagCAAACTTTCAGCATTTATTTAAGATTTCTCTGAATCATACAATTCATATCTAAGGACGTTGAAAATTCCTTAAAAACCTTGCCAAGTATCCATATTAtctaaacagtgaaaaataaatattctcaaaccataaatgttacatgactgcttattaaacttcagtatctaatttacaatctCCTCCACGTCCGGTTATTCGCTCGCTTGGAACTAGAAAAAATTGTGCattctgatgccactgctaccgttGCAAATACAATCACCCTATTCTTGGAGTGAAACAATACCTTTTGCATACTGCAGAAATCTGTATAACCTTTGCATATtgcagaagttattgtaggatcgtttctCAGTCAAGACGCACCATATTCGGCACTTCCATTTTTAAACCCTGGCAGCGGCGAAACATTTGTTActtaataatatgctctatcgggGGAGGTCAAATTACGGTCGCGTGTCAGATCCGGCCCTCCGGAATGTTTCATTCGTCCCACTTGTGCATTCTCGGTGAGGAAAAATAAACTAGAATCGCGGATTGTTTTTTTCTGCATGACGTGGGTATTTAGGACGTGAACATCGGTGTTATATAGATAAACTATATTACCCCGAATAATCCCTATCTCGCAAGTATTCCCACTCGATATGTGCCACGAGGGAATCGAGAAAGGATTTTCCCCGGAACTGCGTGTGAAGTGTGCAAATCTCTTTATTAGGTGATTATCTGAAACGAGACCCTAAATGCAAACTAAGGATTGAATCCGAAAATCCCATTTCCAACTGAAAATGAGGAAGTGAATATTGTAAGTATGAAGTAATTGGCCACCTCCGCTCTATCGGGTTCGCCCAGACTCCAATAATGTATACGTGTATctcgtattttgcgcatgtacagtactgtaGGCCTATTATGTTCGTCaagttttaaaacacacaacaggctctgcatgaaatgttttgagTATGTTATATTAAactcactcaacatcagacgcgattgACTTCTTGATGCGCGTCGATCGACCTGTCGACCACGATCGACGTGTTGGTCACCCCTGTCCTATATACAGACCTTACAAACATGGAATAGCATCATTTGTTCGATTTATTTACTGTTAAAATTTTTACGCgctaatatgtatttttcatacatTCTTCCAAGTATTAAGTAAGGCGGTTACagaaaaataccaaaattataCATCAACCGGAAAAAATCCATGCGGACCAGCGGTTGGGAATGCTGATTTGGAATTTTGTCGCCACTTCTGCTACAATATCTCTGCATCATATATGCATGCGGATCAAACAATTCACGAAATGTATGCAAGATTGCAAAAACTGAGCTAACTGACAGACCTAATTTATATTGACAGAGCCGAACGGCCAATTGTCAATCAAGTAAGTCAAACAGAAATGAGAACACGATGTCAAAAAGTTTAAAGGTATAACACGATTAGATTAtctatacaaatataaacacgTATGTTATTCAATTAGATTGTGAATCAAAACAGAATATTGCACATCAGACCATTTTCTACTCGATATTACAAAACCAATTGCTAGTAAAGTAATAAAATCATCATACGGGCTTGGAGATGGCAGTCTAGGTAGAATTGAAAACAGTACGATTGCGAAAAAGGCCTAGTTGTTTTTATGAACAAATCGAAGTGATTTTCTTTCGCAACTTTCTCCGTAATATGGAGATTTACATATGCATTTGCATTCTCTTCCCTTATTAGTTACTACAAATTGACCCCCGTTCTCACAGTTACCGTGAGTACAACGACGGGGGTCAAACTTGGTATAGACGTCTTGTAACGCTTTATCAATATTTTGTCTTATTTCAAAGTCTTCAATTAATTCAGATATTGGAGCAATTTTGAAGTCGAATATTTTCGGATTGTGTGGAACTGTGTCCGCCCATCGTTTGTAAATTTGTTTGAGTGCGTTCTTTCCAACGTAAGCTAGTTCTGCGGCTGCAAAAGAGTAACCACCATGAACAGTAGCAATAGAGTCTGTGGCTTTGTGAATAAATGTGTCGACATCTAATGCAGTATCATCTTCCTGTGCACATGCAGTAGGCACAAACGTTGTGTTTACATCTGATACCATTTTATTAAATGCTTCCATTGCCAAACAATTTCCAATCTTGTTATTGCGAGTATCAGTACTTTCCAAATCATGTGATTTGAATTGATAAAACACACTGTAGACACCACCTAATTTTCCCTCGGTAAAATAGTGTGTCCCAAAATCACTTAAAAAGTGCGAATATACAGCAGGATCGTAGTTCCTTGGTAACTTTTTGACACGTTGCAAAAAATAATGGGATACTTTGATGTCACCCCGTCTTGTTTTAAAATGCCCAAGttgaattttgctttgtatttttaCGTAACTATAATCATCTCGTGCATTTGAATCAACAATTTTCTTCCACAATCTATCACTGGATCTTGCAGCATTTGAACCCAAACTTAAAGATGAAAAAATGGATGGTTGTGCATCTACACTATATTCAAATTCTGACTCCATAGACTTACTTAGTGAAATAGTATCTTCGTAAACGTACGAATTTAAGGTGGTGTGTGTTTCAACATAGCTTCTATACATTTGTAAATTGTAAGGTTTTCTAAATTCTTTAAATACTTCTGGAATATATATAGTTTCACAGGCTCCTTCATATCTTTTATTGTCTAAAACTTGTCCGCTGACGGAGTCTCGCATTATGTCATATCCCGCTCCCATTATGTATCCATTTGGCAAAGTATCATAACTTATTCCAAGGCAAACATCTTTAGTCTCTTCACACTTGTATTCATCAGATCGATCTCTACAATCGACATCTCCGTTACAAACAAAATGCTCCTTGATACATTCGTCTTTACTCCCACATTCGAACATGCCCACGCTTGGACAGCCATGTAGCATTGCATGGCAAGCTCGAAAAGTTAAACAGGAAGATATTGAGAATTCACTCCCTTTACAAGCAAGACCGCCGAACATGGCAGGCTGGGCAACCTTTCTCATGCGAGATTTTCTTCCTCCACGACAAGGATCACAGTCTGTCCAGGACGACCATGGCATCCAAACACAATCTATGGGACATGGGAA containing:
- the LOC120348019 gene encoding complement component C6-like — translated: MSMRLYLLLAIFVYGSFLFDLSYSWLYQRPTTWNECKVSQWSDWSKCSGGCSGGKSTRNRKVVSSGNKYVDMRCSQPPLGETKNCPAFPCPIDCVWMPWSSWTDCDPCRGGRKSRMRKVAQPAMFGGLACKGSEFSISSCLTFRACHAMLHGCPSVGMFECGSKDECIKEHFVCNGDVDCRDRSDEYKCEETKDVCLGISYDTLPNGYIMGAGYDIMRDSVSGQVLDNKRYEGACETIYIPEVFKEFRKPYNLQMYRSYVETHTTLNSYVYEDTISLSKSMESEFEYSVDAQPSIFSSLSLGSNAARSSDRLWKKIVDSNARDDYSYVKIQSKIQLGHFKTRRGDIKVSHYFLQRVKKLPRNYDPAVYSHFLSDFGTHYFTEGKLGGVYSVFYQFKSHDLESTDTRNNKIGNCLAMEAFNKMVSDVNTTFVPTACAQEDDTALDVDTFIHKATDSIATVHGGYSFAAAELAYVGKNALKQIYKRWADTVPHNPKIFDFKIAPISELIEDFEIRQNIDKALQDVYTKFDPRRCTHGNCENGGQFVVTNKGRECKCICKSPYYGESCERKSLRFVHKNN